A part of Rhinolophus ferrumequinum isolate MPI-CBG mRhiFer1 chromosome 11, mRhiFer1_v1.p, whole genome shotgun sequence genomic DNA contains:
- the LOC117029695 gene encoding olfactory receptor 52K1-like, translated as MLTTVLANNSHLFPHTFFLAGIPGLTAAHIWISLPFCFMFFLAVTGNSAMLFLIWTERSLHQPMFFFLAMLSFVDLILSLSTLPKMLAIFWFDATAISSHSCLSQMFFIHAFSAMESGVLVAMALDRFVAICKPLRYATILTPVVVTKIGGLVVLRGVVLTISFPSLAHRLPYCGSHTIAYTYCEHMAVVKLACGATTVDNLYAFAVAIFLGVGDVAFIAYSYGQIVRTVIHFSSPETRAKAGSTCTAHVCVILFFYVPGFLSVIMQRFGPSTASAAKVILANLYLLFPPALDPIVYGIKTKQIREQLFKIINPKRIDPT; from the coding sequence ATGCTCACCACAGTTCTCGCCAATAATTCTCATCTCTTCCCACATACTTTCTTCCTGGCTGGCATCCCAGGACTGACTGCTGCCCACATTTGGATCTCACTTCCCTTTTGCTTCATGTTCTTTCTGGCAGTGACTGGGAATAGTGCCATGCTTTTTCTCATCTGGACAGAACGCAGCCTTCACCAacccatgtttttctttcttgccatGCTCTCTTTTGTCGACCTGattctctccctctctactcTGCCCAAAATGCTGGCCATTTTCTGGTTTGATGCTACAGCCATCAGCTCCCACTCCTGTCTTTCCCAGATGTTTTTTATCCATGCATTCTCTGCCATGGAATCAGGAGTGCTGGTGGCCATGGCCCTGGACCGCTTtgtggccatctgtaagccaCTGCGTTATGCAACTATTCTTACCCCGGTTGTTGTCACCAAGATTGGAGGCCTGGTGGTGCTGCGAGGTGTGGTATTAACCATCTCCTTTCCAAGCCTGGCCCATCGGCTGCCCTACTGTGGCTCCCACACGATTGCCTATACCTACTGTGAGCATATGGCAGTGGTGAAGCTGGCCTGTGGGGCCACCACAGTGGATAACCTCTATGCTTTTGCTGTGGCAATCTTTCTTGGTGTGGGAGATGTGGCCTTTATTGCCTACTCCTATGGGCAGATTGTAAGGACagtaattcatttttcttcacctGAGACACGTGCTAAAGCAGGCAGCACATGTACAGCTCATGTCTGCGTCATCCTCTTCTTCTATGTACCAGGCTTTCTTTCTGTGATCATGCAGCGTTTTGGCCCATCCACAGCCTCTGCTGCCAAGGTCATCCTTGCCAATCTCTACCTTCTCTTTCCCCCTGCACTGGATCCCATTGTCTATGGGATCAAGACCAAGCAGATCCGGGAGCAgctgtttaaaattataaacccCAAGAGGATTGATCCCACCTGA